The Anastrepha ludens isolate Willacy chromosome 2, idAnaLude1.1, whole genome shotgun sequence genome contains a region encoding:
- the LOC128857738 gene encoding cytoglobin-1-like → MSFSAQEVADIQKSWELPKANLTDSGAAILVKYVTKYPENLQHFPFKDVPVADLSSNERFRSHVTKIMTVFDNSINALGSDEVKVTQIWEDLAKTHVKRHIPEKSYLELKDTFIEVLSEAAKLTDAQKVAWNKMLDHVYAILFKKMAELGA, encoded by the exons ATGAGCTTCTCTGCACAAGAGGTCGCTGATATCCAGAAAAGCTGGGAGTTGCCAAAAGCTAATCTAACCGACTCTGGTGCAGCCATACTTGTTAAATACGTCACCAAGTATCCCGAGAATCTGCAACATTTTCCATTCAAAGATGTACCCGTTGCTGATTTGAGC AGCAACGAACGCTTCCGTTCGCACGTCACCAAAATCATGACCGTCTTCGACAACTCCATTAATGCGCTCGGCTCTGACGAGGTGAAAGTCACTCAAATTTGGGAGGATCTAGCCAAGACTCATGTCAAACGTCATATACCTGAGAAATCCTATTTGGAGTTGAAAGACACCTTTATTGAGGTTTTGAGCGAAGCAGCGAAATTGACTGATGCACAGAAGGTGGCTTGGAATAAAATGTTGGATCACGTCtatgcaattttgtttaagaaaatgGCGGAATTGGGAGCTTGA